The sequence below is a genomic window from Flagellimonas marinaquae.
TACCTTTGTGGCTTAACTATTTTACATGGATTTATCACAAATTAAGATGGTGGTCACCGATATGGATGGGACTCTATTAAATTCCAACCATGAGGTAAGCCCCCGTTTTTTTGAAATATATCAAGAACTCAAAAAGAAAAATATTGCTTTTGTAGCAGCGAGTGGCAGACAGTACCATAGCATGGTCGATAAATTGGATTCCATCAAGAACGAAATTTTGATAATTGCCGAAAACGGGGCCCTGATCAAAAAACAGGAACAAACCTTGCTCTCGACCCCAATTAGCACATCCGAAGTACACCGCATCCTGGACACCGTGCTTCCTTTGGAGCATGTACATCCTGTGCTATGCTGTCAAAACAATGCCTTTGTAGGTGGTACTTCCAATGAGTTTATAGACATGCTTCGTGAATACTATTCGGAGTTTGAAATAGTAGATCACCAAAAACAAGTGGATGAAGAGGTCTTAAAAATTGCCATCTACCATTTTGAGAGCTCCGAAAAGCACATTTTTCCTCATGTAAAACATCTGGAACGCGACTTAAAAGTTAAGGTCTCAGGTGCCAACTGGGTCGATATTTCCGACTTAAACGCACATAAGGGCTATGCCCTGCAAAAGGTAATGGATCAATACAATATCTCTTCCAACGAAATAATGGTATTTGGGGACTACAACAACGACTTAGAAATGCTTCAATTGTCGGATTATAGTTTTGCCATGGCCAATGCACACCCCAATGTGCTAAAAACAGCGAAATACACAACCAGTAGCAACGACGATTATGGTGTGGAGCGCATTTTGGAAAAACTCCTCTAAGATTTTCTGACCGAATTGTATTTTTTATATATCTTTATGATTAGCAGCTGATTACGTCGATTGCAACTTCCCCCGTTTTTTAAAAAATCAATCGTATGAAAAATATAGCATACGCAGTGGTCCTTATATTTCTTCTTGCTGGTTGTGACAACAAAATCGTCGAATCCCAAATCGATCATGCCAAAGACTCTGCCCAAATTATTGAAAGTATTGATGCTTGGGATAAAGCCTGGGAATCAAAAGATCTTCAACTTGCAATAAAATATTATGCCGATGAAATAGACTGGACCAATGCCTTTGGTGATAGGGCACGATCCAAGGAAGATTTACAAAAACTCTTGGAATCGATTTTTGGATTGAATTTTGTTATGTCCGGAGAAAACAATTATGGAGCGAACGATATCCGTTTTCCAAATGATTCCATTGCCAC
It includes:
- a CDS encoding HAD family hydrolase; the encoded protein is MDLSQIKMVVTDMDGTLLNSNHEVSPRFFEIYQELKKKNIAFVAASGRQYHSMVDKLDSIKNEILIIAENGALIKKQEQTLLSTPISTSEVHRILDTVLPLEHVHPVLCCQNNAFVGGTSNEFIDMLREYYSEFEIVDHQKQVDEEVLKIAIYHFESSEKHIFPHVKHLERDLKVKVSGANWVDISDLNAHKGYALQKVMDQYNISSNEIMVFGDYNNDLEMLQLSDYSFAMANAHPNVLKTAKYTTSSNDDYGVERILEKLL
- a CDS encoding YybH family protein, which gives rise to MKNIAYAVVLIFLLAGCDNKIVESQIDHAKDSAQIIESIDAWDKAWESKDLQLAIKYYADEIDWTNAFGDRARSKEDLQKLLESIFGLNFVMSGENNYGANDIRFPNDSIATVRTQNIRTNQKWPDGTPMDDRIINHLRVYQNMQGKWLITDHMISQAWPKNKPVDSLTIKK